In the Solanum pennellii chromosome 5, SPENNV200 genome, one interval contains:
- the LOC107020890 gene encoding tRNase Z TRZ2, chloroplastic, protein MQISLATTIPKVPSFSTFYPSTSNQTQYNVQKPSHGISKQTHISLPAPCAVKSSSTGFLSAIERAIEEEEYRKARAEVIRKGLNVEGYSIEGHSIGGHETCVIVPQLKAAFDIGRCPSRAVHQNFLFITHAHLDHIGGLPMYIATRGLYGLKPPTVFVPPPIKEDVEKLLDVHRSMSQVELNLDLIALDVGETYEMRNDLVVRPVRTHHVIPSQGYVIYSVRKKLKKQYIHLEGKKIEKLKKSGVQITDSVLCPEVAFTGDTASDFYLDPRSADALRAKVLITEATFLDDNCSVEHAREHGHTHLYEIMEQANWIRNKTLVLTHFSPRYSVEEIRQGISKLQPQISAKVVALTEGFKSMHL, encoded by the exons ATGCAAATCTCACTAGCCACTACAATACCAAAAGTACCTTCATTCTCCACATTTTACCCTTCCACCTCAAACCAAACTCAATATAATGTTCAAAAACCAAGCCATGGTATCTCAAAGCAAACACACATCAGTCTTCCAGCTCCATGTGCTGTCAAAAGCTCCTCTACCGGCTTCTTGTCTGCCATTGAGAGAGCTATAGAGGAAGAAGAGTATAGAAAAGCCAGGGCTGAGGTAATCCGCAAAGGGTTAAATGTTGAAGGCTATTCAATTGAAGGACACTCGATTGGTGGGCATGAGACCTGTGTTATTGTGCCACAACTAAAGGCTGCTTTTGATATTGGGAGATGTCCTTCAAGGGCCGTTCATCAAAACTTCTTGTTTATCACTCACGCGCATCTTGACCACATT GGTGGACTTCCTATGTATATTGCTACTCGCGGTTTGTACGGCTTGAAGCCCCCGACTGTCTTTGTGCCTCCTCCCATAAAAGAGGATGTAGAAAAGTTGCTAGATGTTCATAGATCTATGAGTCAGGTGGAACTGAACTTGGATCTGATTGCTTTAGATGTAG GGGAAACATATGAGATGCGGAATGACCTGGTAGTAAGGCCAGTTAGAACTCACCATGTTATTCCTAGCCAG GGCTATGTGATATACTCAGTTAGAAAGAAGCTGAAGAAGCAATACATTCATCTAGAGgggaaaaaaattgagaaactgAAGAAATCGGGTGTTCAG ATTACAGATAGTGTGTTGTGTCCAGAAGTAGCCTTCACGGGAGATACAGCATCGGATTTTTATCTTGATCCTCGCAGTGCTGATGCCTTGCGGGCAAAAGTTCTTATAACTGAG GCAACTTTCTTGGATGACAATTGCAGTGTTGAGCATGCACGAGAGCACGGTCATACCCATCTATACGAG ATAATGGAGCAAGCAAACTGGATACGGAACAAAACACTCGTTTTAACCCATTTTTCACCACGCTACAGTGTTGAG GAAATCCGGCAAGGTATATCAAAGTTGCAACCCCAGATATCAGCCAAAGTGGTTGCGTTAACTGAGGGCTTCAAATCAATGCATTTGTAG
- the LOC107020712 gene encoding uncharacterized protein LOC107020712 isoform X2 has translation MTSNGKKDQDQRKHKVLYEMKYGNAYSPLMKKKDERGNPQLGGRGSGEKGGINVSRKSVGMENSSMTIEFLRARLSAERSVSQTARQRADELAERVLELEDQLKIVSLQRKKAEKATAAVLSILENEGITDASEEFDSGSDQEAIFSNSKGADSTDNRNEHKPDPSNVKERENDADISSSEIISSPSTGRSLSWKSGKHSLPSFERNRYTDSAWRRSGSFASTGTSSPKQAGKSCRRIRRSNTKTVTDECPPEHLPSFANNGHQSLMDSAGNNDVNDQLHLPTSEMSENQRKADESDEGMERALQHKAQLIGKYEAEEKAQREWEEKYRENNYAQDSYDPGNYSDVTEERDDVKAFEQPYSAEMINLQNHANKFQEVDTPSTNGVTDNVPSTPHIGTSCRKDQNCSRIINSESPASEFALPESNGSCPENDGPTPAYSHHQLPSSNGSPIQPLENSISSSGGSSLQAGQALVSGDASDNIGSILGALEQAKFSISQQINVSPTAEGRSSIEHSIPTAKIEDRLDIPPGFPGLFRLPTDFQFEATTTASYQGFPSRFSSANHFHEPGYDQFSATPYMESPSNAITGLPYTTGFDYLNPPSSFGHPFSSKSTYPTYPFRPNTTTIVSQSQTSWSPLYESSLTKSSPVVVPNLSSGEDVFLRSLPRNETGKPPSFPVSHYDSHLRPNMYR, from the exons ATGACAAGTAATGGGAAAAAAGATCAAGATCAGAG GAAGCATAAGGTTCTCTATGAGATGAAGTACGGAAATGCTTACTCTCcattgatgaagaagaaagatgagaGAGGGAATCCCCAATTGGGAGGGAGAGGGAGTGGTGAGAAGGGGGGTATCAATGTCTCTAG GAAAAGTGTTGGCATGGAAAATTCGAGTATGACGATTGAATTTCTCCGAGCACGATTATCGGCTGAAAGGTCTGTCTCACAAACAGCAAGGCAGAGAGCTGATGAACTAGCTGAGAGG GTCTTGGAATTGGAAGATCAGCTAAAGATTGTGTCACTACAAAGAAAGAAGGCTGAGAAGGCCACAGCAGCTGTTCTATCCATCTTAGAGAATGAAGGAATAACTGATGCTTCGGAGGAATTTGATTCAGGCTCTGATCAGGAAGCAATTTTCTCTAATTCTAAAGGTGCTGACTCCACTGACAACAGAAATGAGCATAAGCCAGATCCATCAAATgtgaaagaaagagaaaatgatGCAGACATCTCAAGCTCCGAGATTATATCTTCTCCATCAACTGGCAGAAGTTTGTCGTGGAAAAGTGGTAAACATTCTTTGCCATCTTTTGAGAGGAACAGATATACTGATTCTGCCTGGAGGAGGTCTGGTAGTTTCGCGTCAACTGGGACTTCTTCGCCAAAACAGGCTGGAAAATCATGCCGACGGATAAGGCGCAGTAACACCAA AACGGTCACTGATGAATGCCCCCCCGAGCATCTTCCTTCTTTTGCTAATAATGGGCATCAATCCTTAATGGACAGTGCTGGAAATAATGATGTGAACGATCAACTTCATTTACCTACTTCAGAGATGTCGGAAAATCAAAGGAAAGCCGATGAGAGTGATGAAGGCATGGAAAGAGCTTTGCAGCATAAGGCGCAGCTTATAGGGAAATATGAAGCTGAGGAAAAAGCCCAAAGAGAATGGGAAGAAAAGTATAGAGAGAATAACTATGCACAg GATTCATATGACCCCGGAAATTACTCGGACGTGACTGAAGAAAGAGATGACGTGAAGGCATTTGAGCAACCATATTCTGCTGAAATGATTAATTTGCAAAATCATGCTAACAAATTCCAGGAAGTTGATACTCCCTCCACTAATGGAGTTACAGACAATGTTCCATCCACTCCGCATATCGGTACAAGCTGCAGGAAGGATCAGAACTGCAGCAGAATTATTAATTCAGAGTCCCCAGCTTCAGAATTTGCACTTCCAGAATCTAATGGGAGTTGTCCAGAAAATGATGGCCCAACACCTGCTTATAGTCACCATCAGTTACCGTCTTCTAATGGTTCCCCTATACAACCCTTGGAGAATAGTATCTCGTCTTCTGGAGGTAGCAGTTTGCAAGCAGGACAAGCCTTGGTTTCTGGGGATGCTTCAGATAACATAGGTTCTATCCTGGGAGCACTTGAACAAGCTAAATTTTCTATTAGCCAACAGATCAACGTCTCGCCAACAGCAGAAGGCCGATCGTCCATAGAACATTCTATTCCTACTGCTAAAATTGAGGACAGATTAGACATTCCTCCTGGATTCCCTGGCCTTTTTAGACTACCAACAGATTTTCAATTTGAAGCAACTACAACAGCCAGCTACCAAGGTTTTCCGTCAAGGTTCAGTTCAGCGAATCATTTTCATGAACCTGGCTATGATCAATTCTCAGCTACCCCTTACATGGAGTCTCCATCAAATGCTATTACAGGTCTACCATATACCACTGGATTCGACTACCTTAATCCTCCCTCGAGCTTTGGTCATCCATTTTCTAGTAAATCAACCTACCCCACATATCCTTTCCGTCCCAATACAACAACTATTGTGTCTCAATCCCAAACAAGTTGGAGTccgctatatgaatcctcactaACCAAATCAAGCCCTGTTGTAGTGCCAAACTTGTCCTCAGGCGAAGACGTATTCTTAAGATCCCTTCCAAGGAATGAGACAGGTAAACCTCCATCATTTCCTGTCTCACATTATGATTCTCATCTGAGACCGAACATGTATAGATAG
- the LOC107020712 gene encoding uncharacterized protein LOC107020712 isoform X4, translating to MTSNGKKDQDQRKSVGMENSSMTIEFLRARLSAERSVSQTARQRADELAERVLELEDQLKIVSLQRKKAEKATAAVLSILENEGITDASEEFDSGSDQEAIFSNSKGADSTDNRNEHKPDPSNVKERENDADISSSEIISSPSTGRSLSWKSGKHSLPSFERNRYTDSAWRRSGSFASTGTSSPKQAGKSCRRIRRSNTKTVTDECPPEHLPSFANNGHQSLMDSAGNNDVNDQLHLPTSEMSENQRKADESDEGMERALQHKAQLIGKYEAEEKAQREWEEKYRENNYAQDSYDPGNYSDVTEERDDVKAFEQPYSAEMINLQNHANKFQEVDTPSTNGVTDNVPSTPHIGTSCRKDQNCSRIINSESPASEFALPESNGSCPENDGPTPAYSHHQLPSSNGSPIQPLENSISSSGGSSLQAGQALVSGDASDNIGSILGALEQAKFSISQQINVSPTAEGRSSIEHSIPTAKIEDRLDIPPGFPGLFRLPTDFQFEATTTASYQGFPSRFSSANHFHEPGYDQFSATPYMESPSNAITGLPYTTGFDYLNPPSSFGHPFSSKSTYPTYPFRPNTTTIVSQSQTSWSPLYESSLTKSSPVVVPNLSSGEDVFLRSLPRNETGKPPSFPVSHYDSHLRPNMYR from the exons ATGACAAGTAATGGGAAAAAAGATCAAGATCAGAG GAAAAGTGTTGGCATGGAAAATTCGAGTATGACGATTGAATTTCTCCGAGCACGATTATCGGCTGAAAGGTCTGTCTCACAAACAGCAAGGCAGAGAGCTGATGAACTAGCTGAGAGG GTCTTGGAATTGGAAGATCAGCTAAAGATTGTGTCACTACAAAGAAAGAAGGCTGAGAAGGCCACAGCAGCTGTTCTATCCATCTTAGAGAATGAAGGAATAACTGATGCTTCGGAGGAATTTGATTCAGGCTCTGATCAGGAAGCAATTTTCTCTAATTCTAAAGGTGCTGACTCCACTGACAACAGAAATGAGCATAAGCCAGATCCATCAAATgtgaaagaaagagaaaatgatGCAGACATCTCAAGCTCCGAGATTATATCTTCTCCATCAACTGGCAGAAGTTTGTCGTGGAAAAGTGGTAAACATTCTTTGCCATCTTTTGAGAGGAACAGATATACTGATTCTGCCTGGAGGAGGTCTGGTAGTTTCGCGTCAACTGGGACTTCTTCGCCAAAACAGGCTGGAAAATCATGCCGACGGATAAGGCGCAGTAACACCAA AACGGTCACTGATGAATGCCCCCCCGAGCATCTTCCTTCTTTTGCTAATAATGGGCATCAATCCTTAATGGACAGTGCTGGAAATAATGATGTGAACGATCAACTTCATTTACCTACTTCAGAGATGTCGGAAAATCAAAGGAAAGCCGATGAGAGTGATGAAGGCATGGAAAGAGCTTTGCAGCATAAGGCGCAGCTTATAGGGAAATATGAAGCTGAGGAAAAAGCCCAAAGAGAATGGGAAGAAAAGTATAGAGAGAATAACTATGCACAg GATTCATATGACCCCGGAAATTACTCGGACGTGACTGAAGAAAGAGATGACGTGAAGGCATTTGAGCAACCATATTCTGCTGAAATGATTAATTTGCAAAATCATGCTAACAAATTCCAGGAAGTTGATACTCCCTCCACTAATGGAGTTACAGACAATGTTCCATCCACTCCGCATATCGGTACAAGCTGCAGGAAGGATCAGAACTGCAGCAGAATTATTAATTCAGAGTCCCCAGCTTCAGAATTTGCACTTCCAGAATCTAATGGGAGTTGTCCAGAAAATGATGGCCCAACACCTGCTTATAGTCACCATCAGTTACCGTCTTCTAATGGTTCCCCTATACAACCCTTGGAGAATAGTATCTCGTCTTCTGGAGGTAGCAGTTTGCAAGCAGGACAAGCCTTGGTTTCTGGGGATGCTTCAGATAACATAGGTTCTATCCTGGGAGCACTTGAACAAGCTAAATTTTCTATTAGCCAACAGATCAACGTCTCGCCAACAGCAGAAGGCCGATCGTCCATAGAACATTCTATTCCTACTGCTAAAATTGAGGACAGATTAGACATTCCTCCTGGATTCCCTGGCCTTTTTAGACTACCAACAGATTTTCAATTTGAAGCAACTACAACAGCCAGCTACCAAGGTTTTCCGTCAAGGTTCAGTTCAGCGAATCATTTTCATGAACCTGGCTATGATCAATTCTCAGCTACCCCTTACATGGAGTCTCCATCAAATGCTATTACAGGTCTACCATATACCACTGGATTCGACTACCTTAATCCTCCCTCGAGCTTTGGTCATCCATTTTCTAGTAAATCAACCTACCCCACATATCCTTTCCGTCCCAATACAACAACTATTGTGTCTCAATCCCAAACAAGTTGGAGTccgctatatgaatcctcactaACCAAATCAAGCCCTGTTGTAGTGCCAAACTTGTCCTCAGGCGAAGACGTATTCTTAAGATCCCTTCCAAGGAATGAGACAGGTAAACCTCCATCATTTCCTGTCTCACATTATGATTCTCATCTGAGACCGAACATGTATAGATAG
- the LOC107020712 gene encoding uncharacterized protein LOC107020712 isoform X3, whose amino-acid sequence MGKKIKIRENITCRKHKVLYEMKYGNAYSPLMKKKDERGNPQLGGRGSGEKGGINVSRKSVGMENSSMTIEFLRARLSAERSVSQTARQRADELAERVLELEDQLKIVSLQRKKAEKATAAVLSILENEGITDASEEFDSGSDQEAIFSNSKGADSTDNRNEHKPDPSNVKERENDADISSSEIISSPSTGRSLSWKSGKHSLPSFERNRYTDSAWRRSGSFASTGTSSPKQAGKSCRRIRRSNTNAGNNDVNDQLHLPTSEMSENQRKADESDEGMERALQHKAQLIGKYEAEEKAQREWEEKYRENNYAQDSYDPGNYSDVTEERDDVKAFEQPYSAEMINLQNHANKFQEVDTPSTNGVTDNVPSTPHIGTSCRKDQNCSRIINSESPASEFALPESNGSCPENDGPTPAYSHHQLPSSNGSPIQPLENSISSSGGSSLQAGQALVSGDASDNIGSILGALEQAKFSISQQINVSPTAEGRSSIEHSIPTAKIEDRLDIPPGFPGLFRLPTDFQFEATTTASYQGFPSRFSSANHFHEPGYDQFSATPYMESPSNAITGLPYTTGFDYLNPPSSFGHPFSSKSTYPTYPFRPNTTTIVSQSQTSWSPLYESSLTKSSPVVVPNLSSGEDVFLRSLPRNETGKPPSFPVSHYDSHLRPNMYR is encoded by the exons ATGGGAAAAAAGATCAAGATCAGAG AGAATATCACTTGCAGGAAGCATAAGGTTCTCTATGAGATGAAGTACGGAAATGCTTACTCTCcattgatgaagaagaaagatgagaGAGGGAATCCCCAATTGGGAGGGAGAGGGAGTGGTGAGAAGGGGGGTATCAATGTCTCTAG GAAAAGTGTTGGCATGGAAAATTCGAGTATGACGATTGAATTTCTCCGAGCACGATTATCGGCTGAAAGGTCTGTCTCACAAACAGCAAGGCAGAGAGCTGATGAACTAGCTGAGAGG GTCTTGGAATTGGAAGATCAGCTAAAGATTGTGTCACTACAAAGAAAGAAGGCTGAGAAGGCCACAGCAGCTGTTCTATCCATCTTAGAGAATGAAGGAATAACTGATGCTTCGGAGGAATTTGATTCAGGCTCTGATCAGGAAGCAATTTTCTCTAATTCTAAAGGTGCTGACTCCACTGACAACAGAAATGAGCATAAGCCAGATCCATCAAATgtgaaagaaagagaaaatgatGCAGACATCTCAAGCTCCGAGATTATATCTTCTCCATCAACTGGCAGAAGTTTGTCGTGGAAAAGTGGTAAACATTCTTTGCCATCTTTTGAGAGGAACAGATATACTGATTCTGCCTGGAGGAGGTCTGGTAGTTTCGCGTCAACTGGGACTTCTTCGCCAAAACAGGCTGGAAAATCATGCCGACGGATAAGGCGCAGTAACACCAA TGCTGGAAATAATGATGTGAACGATCAACTTCATTTACCTACTTCAGAGATGTCGGAAAATCAAAGGAAAGCCGATGAGAGTGATGAAGGCATGGAAAGAGCTTTGCAGCATAAGGCGCAGCTTATAGGGAAATATGAAGCTGAGGAAAAAGCCCAAAGAGAATGGGAAGAAAAGTATAGAGAGAATAACTATGCACAg GATTCATATGACCCCGGAAATTACTCGGACGTGACTGAAGAAAGAGATGACGTGAAGGCATTTGAGCAACCATATTCTGCTGAAATGATTAATTTGCAAAATCATGCTAACAAATTCCAGGAAGTTGATACTCCCTCCACTAATGGAGTTACAGACAATGTTCCATCCACTCCGCATATCGGTACAAGCTGCAGGAAGGATCAGAACTGCAGCAGAATTATTAATTCAGAGTCCCCAGCTTCAGAATTTGCACTTCCAGAATCTAATGGGAGTTGTCCAGAAAATGATGGCCCAACACCTGCTTATAGTCACCATCAGTTACCGTCTTCTAATGGTTCCCCTATACAACCCTTGGAGAATAGTATCTCGTCTTCTGGAGGTAGCAGTTTGCAAGCAGGACAAGCCTTGGTTTCTGGGGATGCTTCAGATAACATAGGTTCTATCCTGGGAGCACTTGAACAAGCTAAATTTTCTATTAGCCAACAGATCAACGTCTCGCCAACAGCAGAAGGCCGATCGTCCATAGAACATTCTATTCCTACTGCTAAAATTGAGGACAGATTAGACATTCCTCCTGGATTCCCTGGCCTTTTTAGACTACCAACAGATTTTCAATTTGAAGCAACTACAACAGCCAGCTACCAAGGTTTTCCGTCAAGGTTCAGTTCAGCGAATCATTTTCATGAACCTGGCTATGATCAATTCTCAGCTACCCCTTACATGGAGTCTCCATCAAATGCTATTACAGGTCTACCATATACCACTGGATTCGACTACCTTAATCCTCCCTCGAGCTTTGGTCATCCATTTTCTAGTAAATCAACCTACCCCACATATCCTTTCCGTCCCAATACAACAACTATTGTGTCTCAATCCCAAACAAGTTGGAGTccgctatatgaatcctcactaACCAAATCAAGCCCTGTTGTAGTGCCAAACTTGTCCTCAGGCGAAGACGTATTCTTAAGATCCCTTCCAAGGAATGAGACAGGTAAACCTCCATCATTTCCTGTCTCACATTATGATTCTCATCTGAGACCGAACATGTATAGATAG
- the LOC107020712 gene encoding uncharacterized protein LOC107020712 isoform X1, translated as MGKKIKIRENITCRKHKVLYEMKYGNAYSPLMKKKDERGNPQLGGRGSGEKGGINVSRKSVGMENSSMTIEFLRARLSAERSVSQTARQRADELAERVLELEDQLKIVSLQRKKAEKATAAVLSILENEGITDASEEFDSGSDQEAIFSNSKGADSTDNRNEHKPDPSNVKERENDADISSSEIISSPSTGRSLSWKSGKHSLPSFERNRYTDSAWRRSGSFASTGTSSPKQAGKSCRRIRRSNTKTVTDECPPEHLPSFANNGHQSLMDSAGNNDVNDQLHLPTSEMSENQRKADESDEGMERALQHKAQLIGKYEAEEKAQREWEEKYRENNYAQDSYDPGNYSDVTEERDDVKAFEQPYSAEMINLQNHANKFQEVDTPSTNGVTDNVPSTPHIGTSCRKDQNCSRIINSESPASEFALPESNGSCPENDGPTPAYSHHQLPSSNGSPIQPLENSISSSGGSSLQAGQALVSGDASDNIGSILGALEQAKFSISQQINVSPTAEGRSSIEHSIPTAKIEDRLDIPPGFPGLFRLPTDFQFEATTTASYQGFPSRFSSANHFHEPGYDQFSATPYMESPSNAITGLPYTTGFDYLNPPSSFGHPFSSKSTYPTYPFRPNTTTIVSQSQTSWSPLYESSLTKSSPVVVPNLSSGEDVFLRSLPRNETGKPPSFPVSHYDSHLRPNMYR; from the exons ATGGGAAAAAAGATCAAGATCAGAG AGAATATCACTTGCAGGAAGCATAAGGTTCTCTATGAGATGAAGTACGGAAATGCTTACTCTCcattgatgaagaagaaagatgagaGAGGGAATCCCCAATTGGGAGGGAGAGGGAGTGGTGAGAAGGGGGGTATCAATGTCTCTAG GAAAAGTGTTGGCATGGAAAATTCGAGTATGACGATTGAATTTCTCCGAGCACGATTATCGGCTGAAAGGTCTGTCTCACAAACAGCAAGGCAGAGAGCTGATGAACTAGCTGAGAGG GTCTTGGAATTGGAAGATCAGCTAAAGATTGTGTCACTACAAAGAAAGAAGGCTGAGAAGGCCACAGCAGCTGTTCTATCCATCTTAGAGAATGAAGGAATAACTGATGCTTCGGAGGAATTTGATTCAGGCTCTGATCAGGAAGCAATTTTCTCTAATTCTAAAGGTGCTGACTCCACTGACAACAGAAATGAGCATAAGCCAGATCCATCAAATgtgaaagaaagagaaaatgatGCAGACATCTCAAGCTCCGAGATTATATCTTCTCCATCAACTGGCAGAAGTTTGTCGTGGAAAAGTGGTAAACATTCTTTGCCATCTTTTGAGAGGAACAGATATACTGATTCTGCCTGGAGGAGGTCTGGTAGTTTCGCGTCAACTGGGACTTCTTCGCCAAAACAGGCTGGAAAATCATGCCGACGGATAAGGCGCAGTAACACCAA AACGGTCACTGATGAATGCCCCCCCGAGCATCTTCCTTCTTTTGCTAATAATGGGCATCAATCCTTAATGGACAGTGCTGGAAATAATGATGTGAACGATCAACTTCATTTACCTACTTCAGAGATGTCGGAAAATCAAAGGAAAGCCGATGAGAGTGATGAAGGCATGGAAAGAGCTTTGCAGCATAAGGCGCAGCTTATAGGGAAATATGAAGCTGAGGAAAAAGCCCAAAGAGAATGGGAAGAAAAGTATAGAGAGAATAACTATGCACAg GATTCATATGACCCCGGAAATTACTCGGACGTGACTGAAGAAAGAGATGACGTGAAGGCATTTGAGCAACCATATTCTGCTGAAATGATTAATTTGCAAAATCATGCTAACAAATTCCAGGAAGTTGATACTCCCTCCACTAATGGAGTTACAGACAATGTTCCATCCACTCCGCATATCGGTACAAGCTGCAGGAAGGATCAGAACTGCAGCAGAATTATTAATTCAGAGTCCCCAGCTTCAGAATTTGCACTTCCAGAATCTAATGGGAGTTGTCCAGAAAATGATGGCCCAACACCTGCTTATAGTCACCATCAGTTACCGTCTTCTAATGGTTCCCCTATACAACCCTTGGAGAATAGTATCTCGTCTTCTGGAGGTAGCAGTTTGCAAGCAGGACAAGCCTTGGTTTCTGGGGATGCTTCAGATAACATAGGTTCTATCCTGGGAGCACTTGAACAAGCTAAATTTTCTATTAGCCAACAGATCAACGTCTCGCCAACAGCAGAAGGCCGATCGTCCATAGAACATTCTATTCCTACTGCTAAAATTGAGGACAGATTAGACATTCCTCCTGGATTCCCTGGCCTTTTTAGACTACCAACAGATTTTCAATTTGAAGCAACTACAACAGCCAGCTACCAAGGTTTTCCGTCAAGGTTCAGTTCAGCGAATCATTTTCATGAACCTGGCTATGATCAATTCTCAGCTACCCCTTACATGGAGTCTCCATCAAATGCTATTACAGGTCTACCATATACCACTGGATTCGACTACCTTAATCCTCCCTCGAGCTTTGGTCATCCATTTTCTAGTAAATCAACCTACCCCACATATCCTTTCCGTCCCAATACAACAACTATTGTGTCTCAATCCCAAACAAGTTGGAGTccgctatatgaatcctcactaACCAAATCAAGCCCTGTTGTAGTGCCAAACTTGTCCTCAGGCGAAGACGTATTCTTAAGATCCCTTCCAAGGAATGAGACAGGTAAACCTCCATCATTTCCTGTCTCACATTATGATTCTCATCTGAGACCGAACATGTATAGATAG
- the LOC107018820 gene encoding ribosome biogenesis protein TSR3 homolog: MGGNKQRRSKSHHHSHRGQSSRTRQPDDSFKVEESLPGEFVEEEEPAGPKIQLAMWDFGQCDAKRCTGRKLARFGLLRELRVGSGFGGICLSPTGTQCISREDSSLIDRKGMSVVDCSWARLDDVPFTKLRCPAPRLLPWLVAANPVNYGRPCQLSCVEALAAGLIICGEEETGNLLLSKFKWGHAFLSLNKELLKAYSQCQTSAEIVSTQNEWLSAQTSPIPQTLKVEDSGSHSEGENSSNDSDDGLPPLEKNMNHVSLADSDEESE; encoded by the coding sequence ATGGGTGGTAACAAGCAAAGGCGATCTAAAAGCCATCACCACTCTCATCGAGGACAATCCAGTCGCACCCGTCAACCTGATGACTCTTTCAAGGTTGAAGAGTCTTTACCCGGAGAATTTGTGGAAGAAGAGGAACCAGCCGGTCCAAAAATTCAGCTGGCTATGTGGGATTTTGGTCAGTGCGACGCTAAAAGGTGCACTGGACGGAAGCTTGCAAGATTCGGTTTGTTGAGAGAGCTGCGTGTTGGTAGTGGATTTGGTGGCATTTGCTTAAGTCCTACTGGAACACAGTGTATTTCAAGAGAAGATAGTAGTTTAATTGATCGAAAGGGAATGTCTGTAGTTGATTGTTCATGGGCACGTTTAGATGATGTACCTTTCACCAAACTACGCTGTCCTGCACCTCGTCTTTTACCATGGTTAGTAGCAGCAAATCCAGTAAACTATGGTCGTCCGTGTCAGCTATCTTGTGTTGAGGCTTTAGCAGCAGGTTTAATTATATGCGGCGAGGAGGAAACTGGAAATCTGTTGCTCAGCAAGTTCAAATGGGGTCATGCGTTCTTGTCCCTCAATAAGGAACTTCTGAAGGCATACTCACAATGTCAAACGAGTGCTGAAATAGTTTCAACACAGAATGAGTGGCTCTCTGCACAAACCTCACCTATTCCGCAAACTCTAAAAGTAGAAGACTCTGGATCTCATAGTGAAGGTGAAAATTCTTCTAATGATTCCGACGATGGACTTCCTCCTCTAGAAAAGAATATGAATCATGTTTCCTTGGCGGATAGCGATGAAGAGAGTGAATAG
- the LOC107018791 gene encoding RING-H2 finger protein ATL39-like has protein sequence MTSSAVNLVMTVIGFTVSIIFIVFVCTRLICARIQYLTRRRSSAYTSRSDLSILERGLHGLEPLAVSKFPTKKYSDAFFSFAENTQCMICLAEYREEDTLRILPLCGHYFHATCIDIWFQQHSTCPVCRISLRETAEKKCFLQPLFSSAVRSQYTMDTPNVNSNQCSSSGLRLSSRSHDNQSTNPSTASASNA, from the exons ATGACATCTTCAGCTGTAAATTTGGTGATGACAGTGATTGGGTTTACAGTGAGCATTATATTCATAGTATTTGTGTGTACAAGGTTAATTTGTGCAAGAATTCAGTATTTGACAAGGAGGAGGTCTTCTGCATATACTTCTAGATCTGATCTTAGCATT TTGGAACGTGGTTTACATGGGCTGGAGCCTCTTGCTGTTTCGAAGTTCCCCACGAAGAAGTACAGTGatgcatttttttcatttgcaGAAAATACTCA ATGCATGATTTGCCTTGCTGAGTATCGGGAGGAAGATACATTACGTATTTTGCCATTATGTGGACACTACTTCCATGCCACATGCATCGACATATGGTTTCAGCAGCACTCTACATGTCCTGTTTGTCGGATTTCCTTACGCGAGACTGCTGAGAAAAAGTGCTTCTTGCAGCCCTTGTTTAGTTCAGCTGTCCGATCTCAATACACGATGGACACCCCGAATGTTAATTCGAACCAATGCTCATCATCTGGGCTGAGGCTTTCTTCCAGATCACACGACAACCAGAGCACGAACCCCAGTACAGCAAGTGCATCAAATGCATAA